In Rosa chinensis cultivar Old Blush chromosome 1, RchiOBHm-V2, whole genome shotgun sequence, a genomic segment contains:
- the LOC112196095 gene encoding cytochrome P450 CYP749A22: protein MMSWLADPLTNFFSFLSVLLLLALIKAFHKLWWTPTRIQNLMAVQGIHGPPYRLIYGNTKEISNMQKEAMSRSINLSHDIFPRVQPHIHSWTKSYGKNYLQWYGLRPILVVTEPELCREILNNKDGVFPKQKPSNFLKKLVGDCISITEGEKWAKLRKLSNHAFHGKSLTNMLPDMIASADAMVERWKNHEGKEIDVYEEFRLFTSEVISRTAFGSSYLEGQNIFEMMMKFYPLLFKSLLKVRFPGMSKVFRTSDEIESDKLEKEIRDSIMEMVKKREQKAVTMSGEEESLGSDFLGLLLKAHHGANEKNRISMNELVEECRIFYFAGQETTNTLLAWTVVLLGRHQEWQEEARKEVLQLFGKQNPNPDGISKLKIMSMIINETLRLYTPGDLMGRTVAREVRLGKLLLPANVELHVPPLALHHDPQLWGQDAALFKPERFSEGVAKATKDNMASFMPFGLGPRMCVGINFAVTEAKIALSMILQRYSFTLSPGYVHSPSQFVTIRPQHGVQVILQSL, encoded by the exons ATGATGAGTTGGTTGGCAGACCCATTAACCAACTTCTTCAGCTTCTTGAGTGTGTTGCTTCTCTTAGCTCTGATCAAGGCCTTTCACAAACTATGGTGGACTCCGACTCGCATTCAGAACCTGATGGCTGTGCAGGGAATTCATGGTCCTCCTTACAGACTTATTTATGGGAACACCAAGGAAATCTCCAACATGCAAAAGGAAGCGATGAGCAGGTCCATAAATCTATCACATGATATATTTCCTAGAGTTCAACCTCATATTCACTCATGGACCAAGAGCTATG GGAAGAATTATCTTCAATGGTATGGTCTTCgacctattttggtggttacaGAACCTGAATTGTGCAGAGAGATCCTCAATAACAAAGATGGggttttcccaaaacagaagCCTAGTAACTTTTTGAAGAAGCTGGTAGGAGATTGCATTTCCATCACAGAAGGTGAAAAGTGGGcaaagttgagaaagttgtccAACCATGCCTTTCATGGAAAGAGCTTAACA AATATGCTCCCAGACATGATAGCTAGTGCCGACGCGATGGTAGAAAGGTGGAAAAATCATGAAGGGAAGgaaattgatgtgtatgaagaaTTTAGATTGTTCACTTCGGAAGTGATATCTAGGACAGCATTTGGCAGCAGCTACTTAGAAGGACAGAACATTTTTGAAATGATGATGAAGTTTTACCCTTTATTGTTCAAAAGCCTTCTCAAAGTCAGGTTTCCTGGAATGAG CAAGGTTTTTAGAACCAGTGATGAGATTGAATCAGACAAGCTTGAGAAAGAAATACGGGACTCCATAATGGAGATGGTTaagaaaagagaacaaaagGCAGTGACTATGAGTGGCGAAGAAGAAAGCTTGGGAAGTGATTTTCTAGGATTGCTTTTGAAGGCTCATCATGGTGCCAATGAGAAAAATCGGATTTCAATGAACGAATTAGTTGAAGAGTGCAGGATATTTTACTTTGCTGGACAAGAGACCACTAATACTCTACTTGCTTGGACTGTTGTTCTTCTGGGACGACATCAAGAATGGCAAGAGGAAGCGAGAAAAGAAGTCCTACAATTATTTGGGaaacaaaatccaaatcctGATGGcatttcaaaactcaaaata ATGAGCATGATCATCAATGAGACTCTAAGGCTGTATACTCCTGGTGATCTGATGGGAAGGACAGTTGCAAGGGAAGTTAGACTGGGAAAACTCCTACTTCCTGCAAATGTTGAATTGCATGTCCCACCTTTAGCACTTCACCATGATCCTCAGTTATGGGGACAAGATGCTGCACTTTTTAAACCAGAACGATTCTCTGAAGGGGTTGCTAAAGCTACAAAGGATAATATGGCCTCATTCATGCCATTTGGATTGGGACCTAGAATGTGTGTGGGTATCAACTTTGCTGTCACTGAAGCAAAGATTGCTCTGTCAATGATTCTACAACGCTACTCATTTACCCTTTCCCCAGGTTATGTCCACTCGCCTTCTCAGTTTGTTACTATTCGTCCACAACATGGAGTTCAAGTAATTCTACAGTCACTTTGA